Sequence from the Saccharopolyspora pogona genome:
CCGGCCGGCGGGACGTCAGCGTGGCAAGTTTCGCGGGTCGCTTGGGCGTGGGTTCGGCTTGCCCGCGATGGTGATCCAGAGGTCCGGGTCGAAGTGGTCCCGCGGCAGCTGCGCGACCATGTAGCGGACGCTGCGTTCGACTTTCACGCGCCAGAGGCGCGCGGCTTCGTTGCCGTCGCCGTTGCGGAGCGCGTCGAAGATCGCGGCGTTCTCGCGGGCGATCAAGTCCCCGGCTTCGGCATAGCCCAGTCGCAGCACGGAGATGAACATCCGCAGGCGCATGGTGAGGCGTTCGAAGAACGAGGAGGCCTGCGGCAAGTTCGCGGTCCGCGCGATCGCGTCCTGGAAGCACAGGTCGGCTTCGCCGATGCGCACGTCGTCACTGTTCCGCGCCGCGGCGCGGACCTCGGCGAGGGCCGTGTTGACCGGTTGGAGATGGGCCTGGCCGAGCACCGCGACCCGGCGCATCACCAGCGCTCCCAGCGAGGCGCGCACCGCGTAGAGGTCGAGGATGTTCGTCGCGCTGACGTCGGGGACTGCGGCTCCGCGGTTCGGGAGCCGCTCGAGCATTCCTTCCTCGGCCAGGACGCGCAGGGCTTCGCGGATCGGGCCCCGCGAAACCCCCAGCCGGGCGGCCAGCGGCGCTTCCTTGACGCGCTCTCCGGCGTGGTACTGGCCCGCGGCGAGTGCTTCACGCACCAGATGCACGACCCGGTCGGTGGTTCCGGACGCCGTGGCCGAATCGTCCGGTATTGGGCTGGTGGGCTCCAGGTCGCGTCCGGGTTGCTCCGACGTAGTCTCGCTCACAGATTTCGAGTCGTTATTAAGGCTGCGGTTGGCGGCGTCACCGCTCCACAGGGCGCGAGGGCTCTTCGCCCACGAGTACGGGCTCGTGCGCGGGGTCCAGGTGCGGCACCAGGCCCGGACGTCGTTGCGGACCTTGGTCAGCGACGCGGCGAAACCGAACAGGTTCTCGTGGCCGGGCAGCGGGTTGTTCGCCAGGAGGAAGTCGATCTCGTCGATCCACGACGATTGGTCGGGTGCGCTGTGGCAGCGGAAGCGCGGCTGCCTGTGCAGCCACTCGTCGACCGTTCGCAGAGCCGGCTCGTCCAGGCCGCCGGCGAGCAGGTGGACGTTCATGCTGGCGGCCACGGTGCGGTCGAGGTGCCCGAGGAATGCGCGCAGGGAAACGCGGTCCCCGGGCGTTCCGGTGGTCATGCCCCGGAGCGAGGCGAAGGCGTTCGCCACGGCGAACAGGTTACGCGTTTCGGCGCGCCGCCGGTCCGCGCCGCGTCCGGCCGGCCGTCGATCGTGAAGGGGTGTGCGGTGCGGGGTCGCCGAGACGGCGAGCACCCGCACCGGGGGGTCGAGGAACAGGCCGACCACGTCGTGGATCTCCGCCGGCAGCAGCGAAGCCTGGCCGGC
This genomic interval carries:
- a CDS encoding GntR family transcriptional regulator; amino-acid sequence: MRTVRVVNNARGHLLSTAVYLNQKSAYSSAMVGRPRNAVVLTDTERAALLKWTRSRTCSQALALRAQIVLCCEHERTNTAVAQSLGISRGVVGKWRSRFLDQRLDGLHEQPRPGRPRAVDDDAVAAVLVRTLAPAPGARHAWSTRSMAAETGLSQTTVNRIWRAHRIHPAPGSSPRRAGQASLLPAEIHDVVGLFLDPPVRVLAVSATPHRTPLHDRRPAGRGADRRRAETRNLFAVANAFASLRGMTTGTPGDRVSLRAFLGHLDRTVAASMNVHLLAGGLDEPALRTVDEWLHRQPRFRCHSAPDQSSWIDEIDFLLANNPLPGHENLFGFAASLTKVRNDVRAWCRTWTPRTSPYSWAKSPRALWSGDAANRSLNNDSKSVSETTSEQPGRDLEPTSPIPDDSATASGTTDRVVHLVREALAAGQYHAGERVKEAPLAARLGVSRGPIREALRVLAEEGMLERLPNRGAAVPDVSATNILDLYAVRASLGALVMRRVAVLGQAHLQPVNTALAEVRAAARNSDDVRIGEADLCFQDAIARTANLPQASSFFERLTMRLRMFISVLRLGYAEAGDLIARENAAIFDALRNGDGNEAARLWRVKVERSVRYMVAQLPRDHFDPDLWITIAGKPNPRPSDPRNLPR